A genome region from Deinococcus sp. KNUC1210 includes the following:
- a CDS encoding response regulator, which translates to MTKANHFRLLLIEDQETDATLFTELLAEISLTIELHHVRNGQQALDFLLHAGEYPERLRPQLIVLDLNMPVMDGHEFLRKAKARPALRWIPIIMLSSSERPEDIRQAYHDHASSYILKPVAYDDYHRLIESIEGYWRGTVQVPTIAEVAP; encoded by the coding sequence ATGACGAAGGCCAACCACTTCAGGTTGCTGCTGATTGAAGACCAAGAAACCGACGCCACGCTCTTCACCGAGCTGCTGGCAGAGATCTCCCTTACCATCGAACTCCACCACGTCCGCAACGGACAACAGGCACTCGACTTCCTTCTGCACGCTGGAGAGTACCCTGAACGGCTGCGGCCACAGTTGATCGTGCTGGATCTGAATATGCCAGTCATGGACGGACACGAATTCCTTAGGAAGGCCAAAGCGCGTCCCGCGCTGCGCTGGATTCCCATCATCATGCTCTCCTCTTCCGAGCGTCCAGAAGACATCCGGCAGGCGTATCACGATCATGCCAGCAGTTACATCCTGAAACCGGTGGCCTACGACGACTACCACCGACTGATTGAGTCCATCGAAGGGTATTGGCGCGGCACCGTGCAGGTTCCCACCATCGCGGAAGTCGCGCCATGA